A window from Centropristis striata isolate RG_2023a ecotype Rhode Island chromosome 4, C.striata_1.0, whole genome shotgun sequence encodes these proteins:
- the LOC131970668 gene encoding ladderlectin-like produces MAVLSLCVFIGVFFFSTQNDQLIITMKTVLVLSILFCASFAAPAEDKGKAPAALVSEEADPDSRFNFCPNGWYRHESRCFLFSQAAMSWHRAEEYCNSLGANLASVTNPREYSFLQQITQNARQSFAWLGGFQLQGQWMWIDREGFYYTNWYSQSSSSSHLCIFLRSSNGWSNTPCSATYHFICSKSPFRC; encoded by the exons ATGGCTGtgctctccctctgtgtgtttattggtgtttttttcttctccacaCAGAACGATCAGTTGATCATCACCATGAAGACTGTCCTGGTCCTCTCCATACTTTTCTGTGCTTCATTTGCAG ctccGGCTGAAGACAAAGGGAAGGCTCCAG CAGCACTTGTGTCTGAGGAGGCAGATCCTGACT CTCGTTTTAATTTTTGTCCAAATGGTTGGTACAGACATGAATCTCGCTGCTTCCTGTTCAGCCAAGCCGCCATGTCATGGCACAGAGCTGAG GAGTACTGCAACAGCCTGGGTGCCAACCTGGCCTCGGTTACCAACCCCAGAGAGTACAGCTTCCTCCAGCAGATAACACAGAATGCCCGTCAGAGCTTTGCATGGCTGGGAGGCTTCCAGCTGCAG GGCCAGTGGATGTGGATTGACCGTGAGGGTTTCTATTACACCAACTGGTATAGCCAGTCCAGCTCCAGCAGCCACCTTTGCATCTTCTTACGCAGCAGCA ATGGTTGGAGTAACACCCCATGTAGCGCTACTTACCACTTTATCTGCTCCAAAAGCCCTTTCAGATGTTAA
- the LOC131970226 gene encoding ladderlectin-like translates to MAVLSLCVFIGVFFFSTQNDQLIITMKTVLVLSILFCASFAAPGEDKGKAPEVFAPEDSVPAPRNARFNLCPNGWYSHESRCFLYSQTAMTWHRAEEYCNSLGANLASVTNPREYSFLQQITQNARQSSIWLGGFQLQGQWMWIDREGFYYTNWYGQSSSSSHPCVFLRSSNGWGNTACGTSYTFFCSKSPFRC, encoded by the exons ATGGCTGtgctctccctctgtgtgtttattggtgtttttttcttctccacaCAGAACGATCAGTTGATCATCACCATGAAGACTGTCCTGGTCCTCTCCATACTTTTCTGTGCTTCATTTGCAG ctccGGGTGAAGACAAAGGGAAGGCTCCAG AAGTATTTGCACCAGAAGATTCTGTCCCTGCTCCCAGAAATG CTCGTTTTAACTTGTGTCCAAATGGCTGGTACAGCCATGAATCTCGCTGCTTCCTGTACAGCCAGACCGCCATGACATGGCACAGAGCTGAG GAGTACTGCAACAGCCTGGGTGCCAACCTGGCCTCGGTTACCAACCCCAGAGAGTACAGCTTCCTCCAGCAGATAACACAGAATGCCCGTCAGAGCAGCATATGGCTGGGAGGCTTCCAGCTGCAG GGCCAGTGGATGTGGATTGACCGTGAGGGTTTCTATTACACCAACTGGTATGGCCAGTCCAGCTCCAGCAGCCACCCCTGTGTCTTCTTACGCAGCAGCA ATGGTTGGGGTAACACCGCATGTGGCACTTCTTATACCTTTTTCTGCTCAAAAAGCCCTTTCAGATGTTAA